A genomic region of Caulobacter vibrioides contains the following coding sequences:
- a CDS encoding type II toxin-antitoxin system VapB family antitoxin has translation MGILIKNPEAERAVRELAALTGESLTTAVEIAVKERLAAKRAETPPRRRRSVEEMKAITRKYLTPEARAGLLPPITQADYDEINFIPGLDDHPS, from the coding sequence ATGGGCATCCTGATCAAGAACCCCGAGGCTGAGCGCGCCGTGCGCGAACTGGCGGCGCTGACCGGCGAGAGCCTGACCACGGCCGTCGAGATCGCAGTCAAGGAACGGCTGGCGGCCAAGCGCGCCGAGACGCCGCCCCGTCGTCGTCGCAGCGTCGAAGAGATGAAGGCGATTACCCGCAAGTATCTCACGCCCGAGGCGCGCGCCGGCCTGCTCCCGCCCATCACTCAGGCGGACTACGACGAGATCAACTTCATACCCGGCCTGGACGATCACCCGTCGTGA
- a CDS encoding type II toxin-antitoxin system VapC family toxin, whose product MTVVVDTSALVAIALDEPEADALIEALEAADDVVISPMTYVELGMVLLGRNLMPSRDDLDDWLALYRVEIAKAPVIDTAALDAYLRYGRGRNPARLNLSDCFAYALAKALDAPLLYKGDDFSQTDVRSAL is encoded by the coding sequence GTGACGGTGGTCGTCGACACCTCGGCGCTTGTGGCGATCGCCCTCGACGAACCCGAAGCTGACGCGCTGATAGAAGCGCTTGAAGCGGCTGACGACGTCGTGATCTCGCCCATGACCTATGTCGAGCTGGGCATGGTGCTGCTTGGACGCAACCTGATGCCGTCTCGCGACGATCTGGACGACTGGCTGGCCCTGTATCGCGTCGAGATCGCAAAGGCTCCCGTCATCGACACCGCCGCGCTGGACGCCTACCTGCGCTACGGCAGGGGGCGAAACCCCGCGCGGCTGAACCTGTCAGACTGTTTCGCCTACGCCCTGGCCAAGGCGCTCGACGCACCCCTGCTCTACAAGGGCGACGACTTCAGCCAAACCGACGTCCGCTCGGCGCTTTAG
- a CDS encoding L-threonylcarbamoyladenylate synthase → MGFDGRDRGAGEGELQADRQAEVGAAAEALRAGGLVILPTETVYGLGANAADPTAVAAIFEAKGRPRFNPLIAHVADLETAARIAAFDDRAYALAREFWPGPLTIVAPIRDAEAVCDLARAGLDTVAIRVPGHPLSRAVLAAFGGAVVAPSANRSGRPSPTTYDDAMAETGDKAAASLDGGPCAVGLESTVVSVLEGEVRLLRPGAVTRVQLQQIVGRLAEAQDDAKRSPGRLATHYAPDAPVRINAKAPEAGEAYLAFGPCPESPRVFNLSPTGDLAEAAANLFAFLRAADRIRPSAIAVAPIPEEGLGEAINDRLRRAAGYVG, encoded by the coding sequence ATGGGCTTCGACGGACGAGATCGCGGCGCAGGTGAAGGTGAGCTTCAAGCTGACCGCCAAGCGGAAGTAGGCGCCGCCGCCGAGGCGCTGCGCGCCGGCGGGCTGGTCATCCTGCCCACCGAGACCGTCTATGGCCTGGGCGCCAACGCCGCCGATCCGACCGCCGTGGCCGCGATCTTCGAGGCCAAGGGCCGGCCGCGCTTCAACCCGCTGATCGCCCACGTCGCCGACCTTGAGACCGCCGCGCGGATCGCCGCGTTCGACGATCGCGCCTATGCTCTGGCGCGGGAATTCTGGCCGGGGCCCCTGACCATCGTGGCGCCGATCCGCGACGCCGAGGCCGTCTGTGATCTGGCGCGGGCGGGCCTCGACACGGTGGCGATCCGGGTGCCGGGGCATCCCCTTTCGCGCGCCGTGCTCGCCGCCTTCGGTGGCGCGGTCGTCGCGCCGTCGGCCAATCGCTCGGGACGGCCCAGCCCCACCACCTATGACGACGCCATGGCCGAGACCGGCGACAAGGCCGCCGCCAGCCTCGACGGCGGTCCTTGCGCCGTGGGCCTGGAATCGACGGTCGTCTCGGTGCTGGAGGGCGAGGTGCGGCTACTGCGACCCGGTGCGGTCACGCGGGTCCAACTGCAACAGATCGTCGGTCGCCTGGCTGAGGCGCAGGACGACGCCAAGCGCTCGCCGGGCCGGCTGGCCACGCACTATGCGCCCGACGCCCCGGTGCGGATCAACGCCAAGGCGCCGGAGGCGGGCGAGGCCTATCTCGCCTTTGGTCCCTGCCCTGAAAGCCCACGCGTGTTCAATCTCAGCCCCACCGGAGACCTCGCCGAGGCCGCCGCCAACCTGTTCGCGTTCCTGCGCGCCGCCGATCGCATCCGGCCCAGCGCCATCGCGGTCGCGCCGATCCCCGAAGAGGGCTTGGGCGAGGCGATCAACGACCGCCTGCGCCGCGCGGCGGGGTATGTCGGCTAA
- a CDS encoding YceI family protein yields MAENRTRYTTVAIALHWLIAAAIIFQIILGWRAGDGPKGPATFAMMQLHKSIGITILLLSLARLGWRWVNPAPPGPAGQPRWEQIASKVVHVGFYVIMIGLPLTGWILVSTSRTNLPTILFGAIPWPHLPLLPDLAAGPKHLWHEIGEIGHEVLVKTTYLLLLLHLGAVAKHQILDKDAVFQNMAPGAKPGWKEPRLWLAAAGFAAIVAAGYLYTPKTAPSAPPPAPVESTPAAEPVAAPTATTGPAAAPEATAAPPVSDLKDPVAWTVQKGATLGFTATWSGASIEGRFQRWTADIQFSPEALDRSKVTVGVDLASAETGDAQRDASLTGEDFLDSADHPKAVFTATKFRKTGEGRYVADGSLDLRGVKKPLSLPFSLKIDGDTATASGVTTLDRTTFGVGQGEWASTDEIAAQVKVSFKLTAKRK; encoded by the coding sequence ATGGCCGAGAACCGGACGCGCTACACGACGGTGGCGATCGCGCTGCACTGGCTGATCGCTGCGGCCATCATCTTCCAGATCATCCTTGGCTGGCGAGCGGGGGACGGGCCCAAGGGGCCCGCGACCTTCGCCATGATGCAACTGCACAAGTCGATCGGGATCACGATCCTGCTGCTCAGCCTGGCGCGTCTGGGCTGGCGGTGGGTCAATCCCGCCCCGCCGGGGCCGGCCGGTCAGCCCCGCTGGGAGCAGATCGCCTCCAAGGTGGTGCATGTCGGCTTCTATGTGATCATGATCGGTCTGCCGCTGACGGGCTGGATCCTGGTCTCGACCAGCCGGACGAACCTGCCGACGATCCTGTTCGGCGCGATCCCCTGGCCGCACCTGCCGCTGCTGCCGGACCTGGCCGCTGGCCCCAAGCACCTATGGCACGAGATCGGCGAGATCGGCCACGAGGTGCTGGTCAAGACCACCTATCTGCTGCTGCTGTTGCACCTGGGCGCGGTGGCCAAGCACCAGATCCTCGACAAGGACGCGGTGTTCCAGAACATGGCCCCGGGCGCCAAGCCAGGCTGGAAGGAGCCCCGCCTGTGGCTGGCCGCCGCCGGTTTCGCCGCGATCGTCGCCGCCGGCTACCTCTACACCCCCAAGACCGCGCCGAGCGCGCCGCCACCCGCGCCGGTCGAATCCACGCCGGCCGCCGAGCCTGTCGCCGCGCCGACCGCGACGACCGGTCCGGCCGCCGCGCCGGAGGCGACCGCCGCGCCGCCGGTCAGCGACCTCAAGGACCCGGTCGCCTGGACCGTTCAGAAGGGCGCCACGCTCGGCTTCACCGCCACCTGGTCGGGCGCGTCCATCGAGGGCCGCTTCCAGCGCTGGACCGCCGACATCCAGTTTTCGCCCGAGGCGCTGGACCGCTCCAAGGTCACGGTCGGCGTCGACCTGGCCTCGGCCGAGACCGGCGACGCCCAGCGCGACGCCAGCCTGACGGGTGAGGATTTCCTCGACAGCGCCGACCACCCCAAGGCCGTCTTCACCGCGACCAAGTTCCGCAAGACCGGCGAGGGCCGCTATGTCGCCGACGGCAGTCTCGACCTTCGTGGCGTGAAAAAGCCGCTCAGCCTGCCGTTCTCGCTGAAGATCGACGGCGACACGGCGACCGCCAGCGGTGTAACCACCCTGGACCGGACGACGTTCGGCGTGGGACAGGGCGAATGGGCTTCGACGGACGAGATCGCGGCGCAGGTGAAGGTGAGCTTCAAGCTGACCGCCAAGCGGAAGTAG
- a CDS encoding YceI family protein — protein sequence MSRPFSLSKVAFGAVAVALLTAPAALAAPGVSSTKPADVPAGRYVLDKTHASVVGKIKHMGFSNYQFRFTKVDAEFTYDPKAPQDSKIKVTIDPASIDTSTGADEFGLKFNKELAGDGWLEANKFPTATFVSTKVEPGAGQAGKVYGDFTLHGVTKPIVLDVTFNGVGSGFAPGSVKTGFSASTTIKRSDFGVSKYIPMVGDEVALSIEVEFDKK from the coding sequence ATGTCCCGTCCTTTCTCCCTGTCCAAGGTCGCCTTTGGCGCCGTCGCCGTCGCCTTGTTGACGGCTCCCGCCGCCCTGGCCGCGCCGGGCGTCAGCTCGACCAAGCCCGCCGACGTGCCGGCCGGCCGCTATGTGCTCGACAAGACCCACGCTTCGGTGGTGGGCAAGATCAAGCACATGGGCTTCTCGAACTACCAGTTCCGCTTCACCAAGGTGGACGCTGAGTTCACCTACGACCCCAAGGCGCCGCAAGACTCCAAGATCAAGGTGACCATCGATCCGGCCTCGATCGACACCTCGACGGGCGCTGACGAATTCGGCCTGAAGTTCAACAAGGAACTGGCCGGCGACGGCTGGCTGGAGGCTAACAAGTTCCCGACCGCGACCTTCGTCTCGACCAAGGTCGAGCCGGGCGCGGGCCAGGCCGGCAAGGTCTATGGCGACTTCACCCTGCATGGCGTGACCAAGCCGATCGTGCTGGACGTGACCTTCAACGGCGTCGGCTCGGGCTTCGCGCCGGGTAGCGTCAAGACCGGCTTCTCGGCCTCGACCACGATCAAGCGTTCGGACTTCGGCGTCAGCAAGTACATCCCGATGGTCGGCGATGAGGTCGCGCTGAGCATCGAAGTCGAGTTCGACAAGAAGTAA
- a CDS encoding acyl-CoA dehydrogenase, whose amino-acid sequence MTFRAPVRDLAFSLRHVAGFERLADAFPEADADTVAAVLEAAGAFASDILAPLNRQGDLVGAKLENGVVRTAPGFADAYQQFARGGWTSLAAPAAHGGQGLPKTLEVAVLEMVQAANMAFGLCPMLSLGAIEALELCGSPEQKAKYLPKLVSGEWTGTMNLTEPQAGSDLAALTTMATPDGDGGWRITGQKIYITWGDHDAADNIVHLVLARTPDAPPGVKGISLFLAPKVLVGDDGKLGQANALRAGGLEHKLGIHGSPTCVMLFEGAKAELVGGLGQGLPNMFVMMNAARLQVGTQGTAIAERAYQQALSFSQDRAQGRSVWTGAYPSRLFDHPDVRRTLVLMKAHIEAARGICLSTAVAADLARAAPDEATRTAAKLREELLTPIAKAWSTDVGVWVASQGVQIHGGMGFIEETGAAQHYRDARIAPIYGGTNGIQAIDLVGRKLMLGEGQAVGDLMDDIRDTIDLLKASELKGVGLRLEAALDAAASATAWLIERRAKAMPDALAGATAYQKLLGDTVGGWMLAKGALAAAGEADAAWAESKRALARVFAESVLAQIPGAAAGVMLGAEDFAAMTPEVLGA is encoded by the coding sequence ATGACTTTCCGTGCGCCCGTCCGCGACCTTGCCTTCTCTTTGCGCCACGTGGCGGGCTTCGAGCGTCTCGCCGACGCCTTTCCTGAGGCCGACGCCGATACGGTCGCGGCCGTGCTGGAGGCGGCGGGCGCCTTCGCCAGCGACATCCTGGCCCCGCTGAACCGACAAGGCGACCTTGTCGGCGCCAAGCTTGAGAACGGCGTGGTCCGCACCGCCCCCGGCTTCGCCGACGCCTACCAGCAGTTCGCGCGAGGCGGCTGGACCAGCCTCGCCGCACCGGCCGCCCACGGCGGACAAGGCCTGCCCAAGACCCTCGAAGTGGCCGTCCTCGAAATGGTCCAGGCCGCCAACATGGCCTTCGGCCTGTGCCCGATGCTGAGCCTGGGCGCGATTGAGGCGCTGGAGCTGTGCGGCTCGCCTGAGCAGAAGGCCAAGTATCTCCCCAAGCTGGTGTCCGGCGAATGGACGGGCACCATGAACCTGACCGAGCCCCAGGCCGGCTCGGACCTGGCGGCCCTGACCACGATGGCAACGCCTGATGGCGATGGCGGTTGGCGGATCACCGGCCAGAAGATCTACATCACCTGGGGCGATCACGACGCCGCCGACAACATCGTCCACCTCGTTCTGGCCCGCACCCCCGACGCACCGCCCGGGGTGAAGGGCATCTCGCTGTTCCTGGCGCCCAAGGTGCTGGTCGGCGACGACGGCAAGCTGGGCCAAGCCAACGCCCTGCGAGCGGGGGGCCTTGAGCACAAGCTGGGGATCCATGGCTCACCCACCTGCGTGATGCTGTTCGAGGGCGCCAAGGCCGAACTGGTCGGCGGTCTCGGGCAGGGCTTGCCCAACATGTTCGTGATGATGAACGCCGCCCGCCTGCAGGTCGGGACGCAAGGCACGGCCATCGCCGAGCGCGCCTATCAGCAGGCCCTCTCTTTCAGCCAGGATCGCGCCCAGGGTCGTTCGGTCTGGACCGGCGCCTATCCTTCCCGGCTGTTCGACCACCCGGACGTGCGCCGCACGCTGGTCTTGATGAAGGCGCATATCGAGGCCGCCCGCGGGATCTGTCTATCGACCGCCGTCGCCGCCGACCTGGCTCGCGCCGCGCCGGACGAGGCGACGCGCACCGCCGCCAAGCTGCGCGAGGAGCTCCTGACCCCGATCGCCAAGGCCTGGTCGACCGATGTCGGCGTATGGGTCGCCTCGCAAGGCGTGCAGATCCACGGCGGCATGGGCTTTATCGAGGAAACCGGCGCGGCCCAGCACTATCGCGACGCCCGCATCGCCCCGATCTATGGGGGCACCAACGGCATCCAGGCCATCGATCTGGTTGGTCGCAAGCTGATGTTGGGCGAAGGCCAGGCCGTCGGCGACCTGATGGACGACATCCGCGACACGATCGATCTGTTGAAGGCCTCAGAGCTGAAGGGCGTGGGCCTGCGTCTGGAGGCCGCGCTCGATGCGGCCGCCTCGGCGACGGCTTGGCTGATCGAACGCCGCGCCAAGGCCATGCCCGACGCGCTGGCGGGGGCCACGGCCTATCAGAAGCTGCTCGGCGACACGGTGGGCGGCTGGATGCTCGCCAAGGGCGCCCTGGCGGCGGCCGGTGAGGCCGATGCGGCGTGGGCCGAAAGCAAGCGCGCCCTGGCGCGCGTGTTCGCGGAAAGCGTCCTAGCCCAGATCCCCGGCGCGGCGGCGGGGGTGATGCTGGGGGCCGAGGACTTCGCGGCGATGACGCCGGAAGTGCTGGGGGCGTAA
- a CDS encoding alpha/beta fold hydrolase, translated as MSQSNQASRRGVMTAGFGLAAAAASLGASAQAATPAKKPAASPHAANRAESGFVTTKDGVQIFYKDWGPKSGQPIVFHHGWPLSSDDWDAQMMFFLLKGYRVIAHDRRGHGRSTQTDSGNEMDTYAADVIALTDHLDLKNAFHVGHSTGGGEAIHYAARAKPGRVAKVVLVGAVPPIMLKTPANPGGLPMEVFDGFRAALLANRAQFFRDIPEGPFFGFNRPGAKVSQGQIDNWWRQGMMGGAKAHYDCIKAFSETDFTDDLKAVDIPVLIMHGEDDQIVPIADSAHLAIKLVKKGTLKTYPGLPHGMATTHPEIINKDLLAFFKA; from the coding sequence ATGAGCCAGTCGAACCAAGCTTCCCGCCGGGGTGTGATGACCGCCGGCTTCGGTCTCGCCGCCGCCGCCGCCTCGCTGGGCGCTTCCGCCCAAGCTGCGACCCCCGCGAAAAAGCCCGCCGCCTCGCCCCACGCGGCGAACCGCGCCGAAAGCGGTTTCGTCACCACCAAGGACGGCGTCCAGATCTTCTACAAGGACTGGGGCCCCAAGAGCGGCCAGCCGATCGTCTTCCACCACGGCTGGCCGCTGTCGTCAGACGACTGGGACGCCCAGATGATGTTCTTCCTGCTCAAGGGCTATCGCGTCATCGCCCATGACCGCCGGGGCCACGGCCGCTCGACCCAGACCGACAGCGGCAACGAGATGGACACCTACGCCGCCGACGTCATCGCCCTGACCGACCACCTGGACCTGAAGAACGCCTTCCACGTCGGCCACTCGACCGGCGGCGGCGAGGCGATCCACTACGCCGCCCGCGCCAAGCCGGGCCGCGTCGCCAAGGTCGTGCTGGTCGGCGCGGTGCCGCCGATCATGCTGAAGACGCCCGCCAATCCCGGCGGCTTGCCGATGGAAGTATTCGACGGCTTCCGCGCCGCCCTGCTGGCCAACCGCGCCCAGTTCTTCCGCGACATTCCCGAAGGTCCGTTCTTCGGCTTCAACCGTCCAGGCGCCAAGGTCAGCCAGGGCCAGATCGATAACTGGTGGCGTCAGGGCATGATGGGCGGCGCCAAGGCCCACTACGACTGCATCAAGGCCTTCTCGGAAACCGACTTCACCGACGATCTCAAGGCGGTCGATATCCCGGTCCTGATCATGCACGGCGAAGACGACCAGATCGTCCCGATCGCCGACAGCGCTCACCTGGCCATCAAGCTGGTCAAGAAGGGGACGCTCAAGACCTATCCGGGTCTGCCCCACGGGATGGCCACCACCCACCCGGAGATCATCAACAAGGACCTCCTGGCGTTCTTCAAGGCCTAA
- a CDS encoding MarR family winged helix-turn-helix transcriptional regulator: MTTKTPPPHPLDQQICFTLYATSMAITRAYKPLLDAMGLTYPQYLVLNALGESDGATIGAIAARLDLESSTVTPLVKRLEAAGLVMRRRGLEDERKVEVTMTEAGRALLGQSGCLNKALLERSGMAGEDLGALNQRIQALHEAIVRE; encoded by the coding sequence ATGACGACGAAGACGCCGCCCCCGCATCCCCTGGATCAACAGATCTGTTTCACCCTTTACGCCACCAGCATGGCGATCACGCGGGCCTACAAGCCCCTGCTGGACGCGATGGGCCTGACCTATCCGCAGTATCTTGTGCTGAATGCGCTGGGCGAGAGCGACGGGGCGACCATCGGCGCGATCGCGGCGCGGCTGGATCTTGAGTCCAGCACCGTGACGCCGCTGGTCAAGCGCCTGGAAGCCGCCGGCCTGGTCATGCGGCGGCGCGGGCTCGAGGACGAGCGCAAGGTCGAGGTGACGATGACCGAAGCGGGCCGAGCCCTGCTGGGCCAGTCGGGGTGCCTGAACAAGGCCCTGCTGGAGCGGTCCGGCATGGCTGGCGAGGACCTGGGCGCTTTGAACCAGCGGATCCAGGCGCTGCACGAGGCGATCGTGCGAGAGTAA
- a CDS encoding peroxiredoxin has translation MAIKVGDTLPAATFMTSTAEGPAPISTDDIFKGKTVALFAVPGAFTPTCSAKHLPGFKEKADELKAKGVDSIVCVSVNDVFVMKAWGKDQGIDGEVLLIADGNGDFTKAIGLDFDGSKFGMGARSQRYSLVAKDGVVTQLHVEDAGQFKVSSAEYLLEQL, from the coding sequence ATGGCGATCAAGGTTGGCGACACGCTCCCGGCGGCGACTTTCATGACCAGCACGGCTGAAGGACCCGCGCCGATCAGCACCGACGACATCTTCAAGGGCAAGACCGTCGCCCTGTTCGCAGTGCCCGGCGCCTTCACCCCGACCTGCTCGGCCAAGCACCTGCCGGGCTTCAAGGAGAAGGCCGACGAGCTGAAGGCCAAGGGCGTCGACTCGATCGTCTGCGTGTCGGTCAACGACGTGTTCGTGATGAAGGCCTGGGGCAAGGACCAGGGCATCGACGGCGAAGTCCTGCTGATCGCCGACGGCAACGGTGACTTCACCAAGGCCATCGGCCTGGATTTCGACGGCAGCAAGTTCGGCATGGGCGCCCGCTCGCAGCGCTATTCGCTGGTCGCCAAGGACGGCGTCGTCACCCAGCTGCACGTCGAGGACGCCGGCCAGTTCAAGGTCTCGTCGGCCGAGTACCTGCTGGAACAACTCTAA
- a CDS encoding YqgE/AlgH family protein, producing MASLIEDGDGEFLIGRMLVAMPGIDDPRFERTVLYLCAHDEDAAMGVAVNRPVEGLTVFELLNRLGVRSEIQAPSDLVLLGGPLERERGFVLHTDDFNSPDSTLAVADGVALTATRDALDAMASAYKRPRKSLLALGYAGWGPGQLEQELRDNVWLICDADEGLLFDEDHEHKWTRALAKLGITADHLSATAGRA from the coding sequence ATGGCTAGCTTGATCGAAGACGGCGACGGCGAGTTCCTGATCGGCAGGATGCTTGTCGCCATGCCCGGCATCGACGACCCCCGCTTCGAGCGGACGGTGCTGTATCTGTGCGCCCACGACGAGGACGCCGCGATGGGCGTAGCGGTCAATCGCCCGGTCGAGGGGCTGACGGTGTTCGAACTGCTGAACCGCCTGGGCGTGAGGTCCGAGATCCAGGCGCCAAGCGACCTCGTCCTGCTGGGCGGTCCGCTGGAACGCGAGCGCGGCTTCGTGCTGCACACCGACGACTTCAACTCGCCGGACTCGACCCTGGCCGTCGCCGACGGCGTGGCCCTGACCGCCACCCGCGACGCGCTGGACGCCATGGCCAGCGCCTACAAGCGTCCGCGCAAGTCGCTGCTGGCCCTCGGCTACGCTGGCTGGGGTCCTGGGCAACTGGAGCAGGAGCTGCGCGACAATGTCTGGCTGATCTGCGACGCCGACGAGGGCCTGCTGTTCGACGAGGACCACGAGCACAAGTGGACGCGAGCGCTGGCGAAGCTCGGGATCACGGCCGATCACCTGTCGGCGACGGCCGGGCGGGCCTAG
- a CDS encoding putative bifunctional diguanylate cyclase/phosphodiesterase, translated as MSFRTGERRIWDATATLEALGAADVALWIWEPETDRLRLNGAARALGLGPLAPECSSAAFRALALPQDRAQAEEVLKPREPGSEVVARFRVRGGETCLWRGVWLEEGVRAAGVVAPETKFSASECCDLTGLLDRRSFIARARERLSQEGVHQLVVADLDRLRRLNEALGHERADLVLAALGSRLAAAFPAQAILGRIGEDEFAVLCEPRGYEPADVLRGALEQPLRVAGFDIHPTLSIGAVSAEGGLDAPDAAELLRRAELAVEAAAAAGRGGAAAYGRAMETDGLSRLALEADLRGAIGRGEIMPYFQPIVRLSTGALSGFEALARWIHPRRGMLPPDEFLPLIEEMGLMSELGAHMMHAAAQQLSTWRAAHPAMGNLTVSVNLSTGEIDRPGLVADVAETLRVNSLPRGALKLEVTESDIMRDPERAAVILKTLRDAGAGLALDDFGTGFSSLSYLTRLPFDTLKVDRYFVRTMGTNAGSAKIVRSVVKLGQDLDLEVVAEGVENAEMARALQALGCDYGQGFGYAPALSPQEAEVYLNEAYVDGAAPVKARG; from the coding sequence ATGTCTTTTCGGACAGGCGAACGACGGATCTGGGACGCGACGGCCACGCTTGAGGCGTTGGGCGCGGCGGACGTCGCCCTTTGGATCTGGGAGCCCGAGACTGACCGGCTGCGTCTGAACGGCGCGGCGCGCGCCTTGGGCCTGGGCCCCTTGGCGCCCGAATGCTCGTCGGCCGCCTTCCGCGCCTTGGCCCTGCCGCAGGACCGCGCTCAGGCCGAGGAAGTTCTGAAACCCCGCGAGCCAGGCAGCGAGGTCGTCGCGCGCTTTCGCGTCCGGGGCGGCGAGACCTGCCTCTGGCGTGGCGTCTGGCTGGAGGAGGGCGTCCGCGCCGCCGGCGTCGTCGCGCCCGAAACGAAATTCTCCGCGTCTGAATGTTGCGATCTGACGGGTCTTCTGGACCGTCGCAGCTTCATCGCCCGCGCGCGCGAGCGCCTGTCTCAGGAGGGTGTGCACCAACTGGTCGTCGCCGACCTCGACCGTCTGCGCCGTCTGAACGAGGCGCTGGGTCACGAGCGCGCGGACCTGGTCTTGGCCGCCCTGGGCTCGCGCCTGGCTGCGGCCTTCCCGGCCCAGGCGATCCTGGGCCGTATCGGCGAGGACGAGTTCGCGGTGCTCTGCGAACCGCGCGGCTATGAGCCGGCGGACGTGCTGCGCGGCGCGCTGGAGCAGCCGCTGCGTGTGGCCGGCTTCGACATTCACCCGACGCTCTCGATCGGCGCGGTCTCGGCCGAGGGCGGACTGGACGCGCCGGACGCGGCCGAGCTGCTGCGTCGCGCCGAACTCGCCGTCGAGGCCGCCGCCGCCGCCGGCCGGGGCGGCGCGGCCGCCTACGGCCGCGCGATGGAAACCGACGGGCTGTCGCGCCTGGCGTTGGAAGCCGACCTGCGCGGCGCCATCGGCCGCGGCGAGATCATGCCGTACTTCCAACCGATCGTGCGCCTGTCGACCGGCGCGCTTTCAGGTTTCGAGGCCTTGGCGCGCTGGATCCATCCGCGCCGGGGCATGCTGCCGCCCGACGAATTCCTGCCGCTGATCGAAGAGATGGGGCTGATGAGCGAGCTTGGCGCGCACATGATGCACGCTGCGGCTCAGCAACTGTCGACCTGGCGGGCGGCGCACCCGGCGATGGGAAACCTGACCGTGAGCGTCAACCTGTCGACCGGCGAGATCGATCGTCCGGGCCTTGTGGCCGATGTGGCCGAGACCCTGAGGGTCAACAGCCTGCCGCGTGGCGCCCTGAAACTGGAAGTCACCGAAAGCGACATCATGCGCGACCCCGAGCGGGCCGCCGTGATCCTGAAGACGCTGCGCGACGCCGGCGCGGGCCTGGCGCTTGACGATTTCGGCACCGGCTTCTCGTCGCTGTCGTACCTGACGCGTCTGCCGTTCGACACGCTGAAGGTCGACCGCTATTTCGTCCGCACCATGGGCACCAACGCCGGTTCGGCCAAGATCGTCCGCTCGGTCGTCAAGCTGGGCCAGGATCTTGACCTCGAGGTGGTCGCCGAAGGCGTCGAGAACGCCGAGATGGCGCGCGCCCTTCAGGCGCTCGGCTGCGACTACGGCCAGGGCTTCGGCTATGCGCCGGCCCTGTCGCCGCAAGAGGCCGAGGTCTATCTGAACGAGGCCTATGTCGACGGCGCCGCGCCGGTGAAGGCGCGGGGCTGA
- a CDS encoding GNAT family N-acetyltransferase produces MSALLPFLRPRQRLQLQGRAVYLRPPTPRDYEPWAALRAGSRAFLEPWEPTWPENDLSRAAFRGRLGAYARDLELGEAYPFFIFRREDDALLGAVRLFHVRRGVALTGTIGYWLGEPFARQGYMADAVETLIRFAFHGLGLHRLEAACMPENHASAALLAKCGFSEEGYASAYLKINGAWRDHRLFGLVAPE; encoded by the coding sequence GTGTCCGCGCTCCTGCCGTTTCTAAGGCCCCGCCAGCGCCTCCAGCTTCAGGGCCGCGCGGTCTATCTTCGGCCGCCGACGCCGCGAGACTACGAGCCTTGGGCTGCGCTGCGCGCTGGGTCGCGCGCCTTTCTGGAGCCTTGGGAGCCGACCTGGCCAGAGAACGATCTCAGCCGCGCCGCCTTTCGGGGCCGGCTGGGCGCCTATGCGCGGGATCTGGAGCTTGGCGAGGCCTATCCCTTCTTCATCTTCCGCCGCGAGGACGACGCGCTGCTGGGCGCCGTCCGTCTTTTCCACGTTCGGCGCGGCGTGGCCCTGACGGGAACCATCGGCTACTGGCTGGGCGAGCCGTTCGCACGCCAGGGCTATATGGCGGACGCCGTCGAAACCTTGATCCGTTTTGCTTTTCACGGCCTGGGCCTCCACCGCCTGGAGGCCGCTTGCATGCCGGAAAACCACGCCTCGGCCGCCTTACTCGCGAAATGCGGGTTTTCCGAGGAGGGATATGCGTCAGCTTATTTGAAAATTAACGGCGCTTGGCGAGATCATCGTCTGTTCGGCTTGGTGGCGCCCGAGTAG